A part of bacterium genomic DNA contains:
- a CDS encoding NADH-quinone oxidoreductase subunit D, with protein MTTTETLTINMGPQHPSTHGVLRLVLELEGEIVRKCTPVMGYLHTGIEKEMETRTYHQNVTLVDRIEYLANYNEEMALYQSVERLFGIEPPPRARYIRILMCEMNRIASHLIYLGAGGMDLNLSSVFLYCIQDREHFLDLSEMISGQRMMPGYFRVGGVAEDIPDGFEAAARKWVDGIAARLDEYDRLLTDNLIWRGRLEGVALLSREDAIALGGTGPVLRGSGVAHDIRKVLPYGGYDEFEFDVPVQTGCDAFARYLVRMEEMRQARRIALQALDRLPDGPVIVNDRKVALPPRAELARSMEAVIHQFKLVSEGMHPPAGESYVATESPRGEKGYFVVSDGSNKPVRVHVRAPSFYNLQTLPAMVVGRPLADVVVAIASIDIVLGDIDR; from the coding sequence TTGACGACGACCGAGACGCTGACGATCAACATGGGCCCGCAGCACCCCAGCACGCACGGCGTGCTGCGGCTGGTGCTCGAGCTCGAAGGCGAGATCGTCCGCAAGTGCACGCCCGTGATGGGATATCTCCACACCGGGATCGAGAAGGAGATGGAGACCCGTACCTACCACCAGAACGTCACCCTGGTGGATCGGATCGAGTACCTGGCCAACTACAACGAGGAGATGGCGCTGTACCAGTCGGTGGAGCGCCTGTTCGGGATCGAGCCGCCGCCTCGGGCGCGGTACATCCGGATCTTGATGTGCGAGATGAACCGGATCGCGAGCCACCTGATCTACCTCGGCGCGGGCGGGATGGATCTCAACCTCAGCAGCGTCTTCCTCTACTGCATTCAAGATCGCGAGCATTTCCTTGATCTGTCGGAGATGATCTCGGGACAGCGCATGATGCCAGGGTACTTCCGGGTCGGTGGCGTCGCCGAGGACATCCCCGACGGGTTTGAGGCTGCGGCGCGGAAATGGGTCGACGGGATCGCCGCCCGGCTGGACGAGTACGACCGTCTGCTCACGGACAACCTGATCTGGCGCGGGCGCCTCGAGGGGGTGGCGCTTCTCTCGCGCGAGGACGCGATCGCGCTTGGGGGGACCGGGCCGGTGCTCCGCGGCTCCGGCGTGGCGCACGACATCCGCAAGGTCCTGCCGTACGGCGGGTACGACGAGTTCGAGTTCGACGTGCCGGTGCAGACCGGGTGTGACGCGTTCGCCCGCTACCTGGTACGGATGGAGGAGATGCGCCAGGCCCGGCGCATCGCGCTGCAGGCGCTGGACCGTCTGCCGGACGGGCCGGTGATCGTGAACGACCGCAAGGTCGCGCTGCCCCCGCGCGCAGAGCTCGCGCGGAGCATGGAGGCGGTGATCCACCAGTTCAAGCTCGTCAGCGAAGGGATGCACCCCCCGGCTGGCGAGAGCTACGTGGCCACGGAGTCGCCCCGCGGCGAGAAGGGCTACTTCGTCGTCAGCGACGGGAGCAACAAGCCCGTGCGCGTGCACGTGCGCGCGCCGTCGTTCTACAATCTGCAGACACTGCCGGCCATGGTCGTAGGACGGCCGCTCGCGGACGTCGTCGTCGCGATCGCCAGTATCGACATCGTGCTGGGAGACATCGACCGGTGA
- a CDS encoding MerR family transcriptional regulator, with amino-acid sequence MRDLESPVLPRAIVSRLTGLSFGTLARWRASGIAPRRGRRGARALYSWDDVERLQRAAHLVRTRRLPLADVKRLLARRAPAASSPKWVVARPKPAPRRRRRVVAFALPRSATRRPRRRSRVRATSLTR; translated from the coding sequence ATGCGTGACCTGGAGTCGCCGGTGCTCCCGCGGGCGATTGTCTCGCGGCTCACCGGGTTGTCCTTCGGAACGCTTGCACGCTGGCGGGCGTCGGGCATCGCCCCGCGCCGCGGACGCCGTGGCGCCCGCGCCCTCTATTCATGGGACGACGTGGAACGACTCCAGCGCGCCGCCCACCTCGTCAGAACTCGACGTCTCCCCCTGGCAGACGTCAAACGGCTGCTCGCCCGCCGTGCCCCGGCTGCATCGAGCCCGAAGTGGGTCGTCGCCAGGCCGAAGCCGGCGCCGCGGCGGCGGCGCCGCGTCGTCGCGTTCGCGCTGCCGCGCAGCGCAACACGACGCCCCCGACGGAGGTCCAGGGTCCGCGCCACGTCGTTGACACGGTGA
- the nuoG gene encoding NADH-quinone oxidoreductase subunit NuoG produces the protein MSSAPPVTTVRLTIDGREVVVPKGTTIYTAAKQAGIEIPTFCYHDRMAPLGACRVCLVEVEKMPKLATSCTQEAGDGMVVHTVSEKARAGQRSILELLLINHPLDCPICDKGGECPLQDNTLKFGSGQSRFVEVKRTYRKHLRMGPTLVLDRERCILCWRCVRFGEIVAGDDALQGFERGYHSQIATPQMAPVQSKFIGNTIEICPVGALTSATYRFRSRPWDNRAVKSICPHCGCGCATTLNVRDNTVDRTRSREHPEVNDVWLCDKGFFGYEFVHSPERLTAPLVRDDGALREATWEEALDRIAGALRETPADAVGVIGGARSTNEDNYLLLRLFRGLVGTNTIDFRTDTADPLPVSSAPWGLPGSIADVERADAIVLVGCDLTEEYPIVWLRVKKAVDRGARLVILNPWELEVARWATHSLTHRWGAEAALLGALAGRRDAAEVAARSGAPAGRLREAAEALAKASRPLVLLGRTAVERPDGAAVLAAAEALRDTFPAVQIGLLRGGANSGGAQVLGLVPDMLPGYRPIGDADARAAVEAVWGRPVPAAAGLTTRGMLEAARRGALKLLYVVGADPATDYPDARAWEEARRGLGLLVVHEVFLTRSAASADVVLPVLSYAETAGTVGNIEGRVQRQDAAVSAPGTARSDGQIFSAIAERLGSELTFASWEAVSAEIARLVPGWVEDARLAPPRPVPLGAQAGGHDVAAPGAAGNGALALVVGTRLFDRGTLALRCPGIRGQAGEPFVGLHPDDAARLGIAEGTVCEVRSPRAALRLAVRALPGLHPGHAYVPRGYESAPASVLQDERGPVAVTLRPVGGGA, from the coding sequence ATGAGCAGCGCACCTCCGGTGACGACGGTTCGCCTGACGATCGATGGGCGCGAGGTCGTCGTGCCGAAGGGGACCACCATCTACACGGCGGCCAAGCAGGCCGGCATCGAGATCCCGACGTTCTGTTACCATGACCGGATGGCGCCGCTGGGCGCGTGCCGGGTCTGCCTCGTCGAGGTTGAGAAGATGCCGAAGCTCGCCACCTCGTGCACGCAGGAGGCGGGCGACGGGATGGTCGTCCACACCGTCTCCGAGAAGGCGCGGGCCGGACAACGGTCGATTCTGGAGCTGCTGCTGATCAACCACCCGCTCGACTGTCCGATCTGCGACAAGGGCGGGGAGTGCCCGCTGCAAGACAACACGCTCAAGTTCGGGTCGGGGCAGAGCCGGTTCGTCGAGGTCAAGCGGACGTACCGCAAACATCTTCGGATGGGGCCGACCCTGGTGCTCGATCGCGAGCGGTGCATCCTCTGCTGGCGCTGCGTCCGCTTCGGCGAGATCGTCGCCGGCGACGACGCGCTCCAGGGTTTCGAGCGGGGGTACCACAGCCAGATCGCAACACCCCAGATGGCGCCGGTCCAGAGCAAGTTCATCGGGAACACCATCGAGATCTGCCCGGTCGGAGCGCTGACGAGCGCCACGTACCGGTTCCGGTCGCGGCCGTGGGACAACCGTGCGGTCAAGAGCATCTGCCCGCACTGTGGGTGCGGGTGCGCCACGACCCTGAACGTGCGCGACAACACCGTCGACCGGACCCGGTCCCGGGAGCATCCGGAGGTCAACGACGTCTGGCTGTGCGACAAGGGGTTCTTCGGGTACGAGTTCGTCCACAGCCCCGAGCGCCTGACGGCGCCGCTCGTGCGCGACGACGGTGCGCTCCGCGAGGCGACGTGGGAGGAAGCGCTCGACCGCATCGCCGGCGCATTGCGGGAGACCCCTGCGGACGCGGTCGGCGTGATCGGCGGTGCGCGGTCCACGAACGAGGACAACTACCTGCTGCTCCGGTTGTTCCGGGGTCTCGTCGGTACCAACACGATCGATTTCCGCACGGACACGGCCGACCCGTTGCCGGTGTCGTCTGCCCCCTGGGGGCTGCCCGGGTCGATCGCGGACGTCGAGCGTGCGGACGCGATCGTGCTCGTCGGCTGCGATCTCACCGAGGAATACCCGATCGTGTGGCTGCGCGTCAAGAAGGCGGTGGATCGCGGCGCGCGCCTCGTGATTCTGAACCCGTGGGAGCTGGAGGTCGCCCGCTGGGCGACCCACTCGCTGACGCACCGGTGGGGCGCCGAAGCCGCCCTGCTCGGAGCGCTGGCGGGGCGGCGGGACGCGGCGGAAGTAGCCGCGAGGTCGGGCGCACCGGCCGGTCGTCTCCGAGAAGCGGCCGAGGCGCTCGCGAAGGCATCGCGGCCGCTGGTCCTGCTCGGCCGTACGGCCGTGGAGCGGCCCGACGGCGCAGCGGTGCTGGCGGCGGCCGAGGCGCTCCGCGACACGTTCCCCGCGGTTCAGATCGGGCTGCTCCGTGGCGGCGCCAACAGTGGCGGGGCGCAGGTGCTCGGCCTGGTGCCGGACATGCTGCCCGGATACCGTCCGATCGGCGACGCGGACGCCCGTGCGGCGGTGGAGGCCGTATGGGGACGGCCGGTGCCCGCGGCCGCTGGGCTGACCACGCGCGGCATGCTCGAGGCTGCGCGACGCGGCGCGCTCAAGTTGCTCTACGTGGTGGGCGCGGACCCGGCGACGGACTACCCGGACGCGCGCGCATGGGAGGAGGCCCGCCGCGGCCTCGGTCTGCTCGTCGTCCACGAGGTGTTCCTGACCCGGAGCGCCGCGTCCGCGGACGTCGTCCTCCCGGTGCTGTCGTACGCGGAGACGGCCGGTACCGTGGGCAACATCGAGGGACGGGTGCAGCGCCAGGACGCCGCAGTGAGCGCTCCCGGTACCGCCCGGTCGGACGGTCAGATTTTCTCCGCGATCGCCGAGCGGCTTGGAAGCGAGCTCACGTTCGCCTCGTGGGAGGCGGTCTCCGCGGAGATCGCCAGGCTTGTCCCCGGATGGGTTGAGGACGCGCGCCTAGCACCGCCGCGGCCGGTGCCCCTCGGGGCGCAGGCCGGCGGGCACGACGTCGCGGCGCCGGGGGCCGCGGGGAACGGCGCGCTCGCGCTCGTGGTCGGGACGCGGCTGTTCGATCGCGGCACGTTGGCGCTGCGCTGCCCGGGCATTCGGGGCCAGGCTGGCGAGCCGTTCGTCGGCCTGCACCCGGACGACGCAGCGCGCTTGGGCATCGCGGAGGGCACGGTGTGCGAGGTGCGTTCGCCGCGCGCGGCGCTCCGCCTCGCGGTCCGTGCGCTTCCCGGGCTGCACCCGGGGCACGCGTACGTGCCGCGCGGGTACGAGAGCGCGCCGGCGTCGGTGTTGCAGGACGAGCGCGGGCCGGTCGCGGTGACCCTGCGTCCGGTCGGGGGCGGCGCGTGA
- a CDS encoding NADH-quinone oxidoreductase subunit C, which produces MGETSILDRLRNHVPWDRVTAHEERGRAVVLVPAELLLEVLRVARDRLGLDTCVDVTAWDRLPTEPRFEVLYLLGRAGGADRLTVKARAAGDPPRLPSAAAIYPGAGFPEREVYDMYGVVFDGHPDLRRILMPDDWEGHPLRRDYALFEEPVQFKGHTPKVPSEIIPYFPPGSPSGSGGETPPVPG; this is translated from the coding sequence GTGGGTGAGACGTCGATTCTCGACCGGTTGCGCAACCACGTGCCGTGGGACCGGGTGACCGCCCACGAGGAGCGGGGGCGCGCGGTCGTGCTGGTGCCTGCCGAGTTGCTGCTGGAGGTGCTGCGCGTCGCGCGCGACCGCCTGGGGCTCGACACCTGCGTGGACGTCACCGCGTGGGACCGCCTGCCGACGGAGCCTCGGTTCGAGGTCCTGTACCTGCTCGGCCGCGCGGGCGGCGCCGATCGCCTCACCGTGAAGGCGCGCGCCGCCGGCGACCCGCCACGCCTGCCGAGTGCGGCCGCGATCTACCCCGGCGCCGGGTTTCCCGAGCGCGAGGTCTACGACATGTACGGGGTCGTGTTCGACGGCCACCCCGATCTGCGCCGGATCCTGATGCCGGACGACTGGGAGGGGCACCCGCTCCGGCGGGATTACGCGCTGTTCGAGGAGCCGGTGCAGTTCAAGGGTCACACGCCGAAGGTGCCGAGCGAGATCATTCCCTACTTCCCGCCCGGAAGTCCGTCGGGGTCCGGCGGCGAGACGCCGCCCGTGCCCGGGTGA
- a CDS encoding NADH-quinone oxidoreductase subunit B family protein, giving the protein MGMIASERDVERNVLTTTVNKLIAWARGNSVWPAQFGLACCAIEMMCAAAPRFDISRFGSELFRASPRQSDLMIVAGRVSQKMAPVLRHIYDQMLEPKWVISMGDCASSGGLYNNYAVVQGVDKIVPVDVYVAGCPPRPEALLHGLQLLQRKIQQSGAAARVT; this is encoded by the coding sequence ATGGGAATGATCGCCTCCGAACGGGACGTCGAGCGCAACGTGCTCACGACCACCGTGAACAAGCTGATCGCGTGGGCGCGCGGCAACTCGGTGTGGCCGGCCCAGTTCGGGCTGGCGTGCTGCGCGATCGAGATGATGTGCGCGGCCGCTCCGCGGTTCGACATCTCCCGGTTTGGCTCTGAGCTCTTTCGGGCGTCCCCGAGGCAGTCCGACCTTATGATCGTTGCCGGCCGGGTCAGCCAGAAGATGGCGCCGGTGCTCCGCCACATCTACGACCAAATGCTGGAGCCCAAGTGGGTCATCTCGATGGGCGACTGTGCGAGCTCGGGCGGCTTGTACAATAACTACGCGGTGGTACAAGGCGTGGACAAGATCGTGCCGGTGGACGTCTACGTCGCCGGTTGCCCACCCCGGCCCGAGGCGCTGCTCCACGGCCTGCAGCTTCTCCAACGGAAGATTCAGCAGAGCGGCGCCGCGGCGCGCGTAACCTAG
- the nuoF gene encoding NADH-quinone oxidoreductase subunit NuoF, translated as MPAPLLMRYVGQPGREAVEAYLATGGYAGATRALKELTPDDIVALVEGSGLRGRGGAGFPTGRKWRLTPKREGEVRYLVVNADEGEPGTFKDRTLIEGDPHQILEGVLISSYANGVHKAFIYVRGEMFLGHARLSRALAEAYGRGFFGKNILGTGFDLDVVIHRGAGSYECGEETALLESLEGRRGEPRVKPPYYPAVRGLYDRPTVLNNAETMAHIPHIVRLGVDGYKAYGPPILYSVSGHVTRPGVKELPIGTPLREIIFEHAGGMRPGRTFKAVFPGGSSAAILTAEHLDTPADFDSLAKLGSMLGSSAIIVMDDTTCIPAVIRRTIEFYRDESCGKCTPCREGTIWLSQILDRILEGHGRMEDLELMDNVAQQMTGICLCALGESVPPALRASLRYFRDEYVQHIRTGTCDVAPAPVAAGGSA; from the coding sequence ATGCCGGCACCGCTGCTCATGAGGTACGTTGGACAGCCAGGCCGCGAGGCCGTCGAGGCGTACTTGGCGACGGGCGGGTACGCGGGTGCGACGCGGGCGCTCAAGGAGCTGACGCCCGACGACATCGTGGCGCTGGTCGAGGGCTCCGGGCTGCGCGGCCGCGGCGGTGCCGGCTTCCCAACCGGCCGCAAGTGGAGGCTCACACCCAAGCGTGAGGGCGAGGTGCGCTACCTCGTGGTGAACGCCGACGAGGGCGAGCCCGGCACGTTCAAAGACCGCACGCTGATCGAAGGCGATCCCCACCAGATCCTCGAGGGCGTGTTGATCTCCTCGTACGCCAACGGGGTGCACAAGGCGTTCATCTACGTCCGCGGCGAGATGTTCCTCGGGCACGCCCGGCTGAGCCGGGCGCTCGCCGAGGCGTACGGCCGCGGCTTCTTCGGCAAGAACATCCTCGGGACCGGGTTCGATCTGGACGTTGTGATCCACCGGGGCGCCGGGTCCTACGAGTGCGGGGAGGAGACCGCGTTGCTCGAGAGCCTCGAGGGACGCCGGGGCGAGCCGCGGGTCAAGCCGCCGTACTACCCGGCCGTGCGCGGGCTGTACGACCGGCCGACCGTGCTCAACAACGCGGAGACGATGGCCCACATCCCGCACATCGTGCGGCTCGGGGTGGACGGGTACAAGGCCTACGGCCCGCCGATCCTGTACTCGGTGTCGGGGCACGTGACGCGGCCCGGGGTGAAGGAGCTGCCGATCGGGACGCCGCTTCGGGAGATCATCTTCGAACACGCTGGCGGGATGCGTCCTGGGCGGACCTTTAAGGCGGTGTTCCCCGGCGGGTCGTCGGCCGCGATCCTGACCGCGGAACACCTCGACACGCCGGCGGACTTCGACTCGCTGGCCAAGTTGGGGTCGATGCTCGGCTCGAGCGCGATCATCGTGATGGACGACACCACGTGCATCCCCGCGGTGATCCGGCGGACGATCGAATTCTACCGGGACGAATCATGCGGCAAGTGTACGCCATGCCGGGAGGGGACGATCTGGCTGAGTCAGATCCTGGACCGCATCCTTGAGGGGCACGGCCGCATGGAAGACCTGGAGCTGATGGACAACGTCGCCCAGCAGATGACGGGCATCTGTCTGTGCGCGCTCGGCGAGAGCGTGCCGCCGGCTCTTCGTGCGTCGCTCCGGTACTTCCGCGACGAGTACGTCCAGCACATTAGGACCGGGACCTGCGACGTCGCGCCCGCACCGGTCGCGGCCGGCGGGTCCGCGTGA
- a CDS encoding NADH-quinone oxidoreductase subunit J, which yields MQARRVTMGGVLVEAVLFTITAVLGVAGGVGVIAARQPVHSALALLLVLMSLAVDYLLLDAQFIAVLQVIIYAGAIVVLFVFIIMLLRTAGEAPRPRAAPSMGFAAVLGTVMASALVAAATMARGPVAPVDAAYGTVQQVGRALFHAYALPFEAASIVLVAGMIGAVALGKRAHVVTAASGGAAEPTAARVAGTAGGTRR from the coding sequence GTGCAGGCACGACGCGTCACCATGGGGGGCGTGCTGGTGGAGGCGGTGCTGTTCACGATCACGGCGGTGCTCGGCGTCGCCGGCGGGGTCGGCGTCATCGCGGCACGCCAGCCTGTGCACAGCGCGTTGGCGCTGCTCCTGGTGCTGATGAGCCTGGCGGTCGACTACCTGCTGCTCGACGCCCAGTTCATTGCCGTTCTGCAGGTGATCATCTACGCTGGGGCGATCGTGGTGCTGTTCGTCTTCATCATCATGCTGCTGCGCACCGCCGGAGAGGCCCCGCGTCCGCGCGCCGCGCCGTCGATGGGGTTCGCGGCCGTGCTGGGGACGGTGATGGCGTCGGCGCTCGTGGCCGCCGCGACGATGGCGCGGGGTCCCGTCGCGCCCGTCGACGCCGCGTACGGGACCGTGCAGCAGGTCGGTCGCGCGCTGTTTCACGCCTACGCGCTCCCGTTCGAGGCGGCGTCGATCGTCCTCGTGGCCGGCATGATCGGGGCCGTGGCGCTCGGGAAGCGCGCACACGTGGTCACGGCCGCGAGCGGGGGTGCCGCCGAGCCGACGGCGGCCCGCGTCGCGGGGACGGCCGGGGGAACCCGACGGTGA
- the nuoH gene encoding NADH-quinone oxidoreductase subunit NuoH: protein MALTLLIDAVRSLVFLVGVLTAFAYVTLLERRLLAKFQLRVGPNRVGPLGLFQPLADGIKLIFKENFIPAGADPLVYQIAPLISAVAALFVYAVIPVAPPIHLFGQEIALYVADVNVAILLVLGASSVGVYGIILGGWASDNKYAILGGLRSSAQVISYELTLGLGVLGVVLVANSLSLTDIVRAQSHLWFIVQQPLAFILFMIAAFAETNRAPFDLPESEQELIAGFHTEYGGFKFAMFYLAEYIGIITMSALVTTLFLGGWQGPWLPPILWFLIKVFVIVCFFILVRATLPRLRYDQLMGLGWKVLIPLGILNLALTAGLIVWRGGR from the coding sequence ATGGCGCTGACGCTGCTGATCGACGCGGTCCGGAGCCTCGTCTTCCTCGTGGGCGTGCTGACCGCGTTCGCGTACGTCACACTGCTGGAGCGCCGGCTGCTCGCGAAGTTCCAACTGCGCGTCGGCCCGAACCGCGTGGGCCCGCTCGGGCTGTTCCAACCGCTCGCGGACGGCATCAAGCTGATCTTCAAGGAGAACTTCATCCCGGCCGGGGCCGACCCGCTGGTCTATCAGATCGCGCCGCTCATCTCCGCCGTCGCGGCCCTGTTCGTGTATGCCGTCATCCCCGTCGCACCGCCGATCCACCTGTTCGGCCAGGAGATCGCGCTGTACGTCGCCGACGTGAATGTCGCGATCCTGCTCGTGCTCGGGGCGAGCAGCGTCGGCGTCTACGGGATCATCCTCGGCGGGTGGGCCTCCGACAACAAGTACGCGATTCTCGGCGGGCTGCGCAGCAGCGCGCAGGTGATTTCGTACGAACTGACGCTGGGCCTGGGCGTGCTCGGGGTCGTGCTCGTCGCGAACTCGCTCAGCCTCACGGACATCGTGCGCGCGCAATCCCACCTCTGGTTCATCGTCCAGCAGCCGCTCGCGTTCATCCTGTTCATGATCGCCGCATTCGCGGAGACCAACCGCGCCCCGTTCGACCTGCCGGAGTCGGAGCAGGAGCTGATCGCGGGGTTTCACACGGAGTACGGCGGGTTCAAGTTCGCGATGTTCTACCTGGCCGAGTACATCGGCATCATTACGATGAGCGCGCTCGTCACCACGTTGTTCCTCGGCGGCTGGCAGGGACCGTGGTTGCCGCCGATCCTGTGGTTTCTGATCAAGGTGTTCGTGATCGTCTGCTTCTTCATTCTGGTGCGCGCCACGCTGCCGCGGCTGCGCTATGATCAGCTGATGGGGCTGGGGTGGAAGGTGCTGATCCCGCTCGGCATCCTGAACCTCGCTCTGACGGCCGGGCTGATCGTCTGGCGGGGAGGGAGGTAG
- the nuoI gene encoding NADH-quinone oxidoreductase subunit NuoI yields MAETVRQRLGQAWKMVSGLAIIGRYFFRPAVTIRYPEQKTTVQPRFKGRHYLTLFADGMERCVGCELCVIVCPSQSIYVKAAENDPLAPHSKGDRYAEDFQINMLRCIFCGMCEEACPTGAIVLGHEYELSGYTRESLIYTKDRLQESYPGESGRDPHREV; encoded by the coding sequence ATGGCGGAGACCGTGCGCCAGCGTCTCGGGCAGGCCTGGAAGATGGTGTCGGGCCTGGCCATCATCGGCCGATACTTCTTCCGTCCCGCGGTGACGATCCGGTACCCGGAGCAGAAGACGACGGTCCAGCCGCGGTTCAAGGGGCGCCACTATCTGACGCTGTTCGCGGACGGGATGGAACGGTGCGTCGGGTGCGAGTTGTGCGTGATCGTGTGCCCGAGCCAGTCGATCTACGTCAAAGCGGCGGAGAACGACCCACTCGCGCCCCACTCGAAGGGCGATCGATACGCGGAGGACTTCCAGATCAACATGCTCCGCTGCATCTTCTGCGGGATGTGCGAGGAGGCGTGCCCGACGGGGGCGATCGTGCTGGGGCACGAGTACGAGTTGAGCGGGTACACCCGCGAGTCGCTGATCTACACGAAGGATCGTCTGCAGGAATCGTACCCCGGCGAATCCGGCCGGGATCCGCACCGCGAGGTCTAA
- a CDS encoding NADH-quinone oxidoreductase subunit A: MSGYVPVLVHLVLAVLLAATVLGLHLLLGPRRPSLEKSLPYESGVWPVGSAHERVPSRYYVVAMLFILFDVEVVFVYPWAVLVRELGRLGLGEMFAFLAILVVGYLYVVRRGALQWE; the protein is encoded by the coding sequence ATGTCGGGATACGTCCCCGTACTCGTCCATTTGGTGCTCGCCGTCTTGCTCGCCGCCACGGTGCTCGGGCTGCACTTGCTCCTGGGGCCGCGGCGGCCGAGCCTGGAGAAATCGCTCCCCTACGAGTCCGGCGTCTGGCCGGTGGGGAGCGCGCACGAACGGGTCCCGAGCCGCTACTACGTCGTTGCGATGCTGTTCATCCTGTTCGACGTCGAGGTCGTGTTCGTGTACCCCTGGGCCGTTCTGGTCCGGGAACTCGGGCGTCTCGGCCTGGGTGAGATGTTCGCGTTCCTTGCAATCCTCGTCGTTGGGTACCTGTACGTCGTCAGGCGGGGGGCGCTGCAATGGGAATGA
- the nuoE gene encoding NADH-quinone oxidoreductase subunit NuoE: MTVRVLSGETLAEIARLRGLYPRAQSALLPALHAAQDQVGYLTPEAMEDVADALGLTTTEVTSVASYYTMFFTKPVGRHKVRVCTNLSCYLNGAEEVLHHLCQRLGVTPGETTADGRVLVEGVECLGACEEAPVLLADTTRHPRVTAAAIDELLERLR; the protein is encoded by the coding sequence GTGACTGTGCGCGTGCTCTCGGGCGAGACGCTTGCGGAGATCGCGCGGCTGCGCGGGCTGTATCCGCGCGCCCAATCGGCGCTGCTGCCCGCGCTCCACGCGGCGCAGGACCAGGTCGGCTACCTCACCCCGGAGGCGATGGAGGACGTCGCCGACGCCCTCGGTCTGACGACGACCGAGGTGACCTCTGTCGCCAGCTACTACACGATGTTCTTCACCAAGCCGGTGGGCCGGCACAAGGTGCGCGTCTGCACGAATCTGTCGTGTTACCTAAACGGCGCCGAGGAGGTACTGCATCACCTGTGTCAGCGGCTGGGCGTGACGCCCGGGGAGACGACGGCGGACGGGCGGGTGCTTGTCGAGGGCGTGGAGTGCCTCGGGGCGTGCGAGGAGGCGCCGGTGCTGCTGGCCGACACGACCCGGCACCCCCGTGTGACCGCGGCCGCGATCGACGAGCTGCTCGAGAGGCTGCGCTGA